One stretch of Zonotrichia leucophrys gambelii isolate GWCS_2022_RI chromosome 13, RI_Zleu_2.0, whole genome shotgun sequence DNA includes these proteins:
- the LOC135453650 gene encoding START domain-containing protein 10-like isoform X2 gives MSRGGEMVYIPDDSDFSSFRDQCESLEGWHCRYNKAGVTVWSQGQEESCTVQKIKTRISCKDVPAETLYDVLHDTRYRSKWDSNMIETYDIGRLTVNADVGYYSWKCPSPLKNRDFVTLRSWLPLGNDYMIINYSVKHPKYPPRKDFVRAVSLQTGYLIKANGDGACILYYLTQVDPRGSLPKWVVNRVSQFVAPKAMKKIYKAGLKYPEWKRRHDPGYKPWVYPEQNTLPSVSLAELSVQHAESLENIDETGLPEEHLSTSDHEA, from the exons atgtCCAGAGGAGGGGAGATGGTTTATATCCCCGATGACTCCGACTTCAGCTCCTTCAGGGATCAGTGCGAGAGCCTGGAGGGCTGGCACTGCCGCTACAACAAGGCTGGCGTGACCGTGTGGAGCCAGGGCCAGGAGGAGAGCTGCACCGTGCAGAAAATCAAG ACCCGCATCTCGTGCAAGGACGTCCCTGCAGAGACGCTCTATGACGTGCTGCACGACACCCGCTACCGCAGCAAGTGGGACTCCAACATGATCGAGACCTACGACATCGGCCGCCTCACCGTCAACGCTGATGTGGGATACTACTCCT GGAAGTGCCCCAGCCCCCTGAAGAACCGGGATTTCGTCACGCTGCgctcctggctgcccctgggcaaTGACTACATGATCATCAACTACAGCGTCAAGCACCCG AAATACCCACCCCGCAAGGATTTCGTgagggctgtgtccctgcagactGGGTACCTGATCAAGGCCAACGGGGACGGCGCCTGCATCCTCTATTACCTCACCCAGGTGGACCCTCGAG GGTCGCTGCCGAAGTGGGTGGTGAACCGTGTGTCCCAGTTTGTGGCACCCAAG gCCATGAAGAAGATCTACAAGGCTGGGCTGAAGTACCCGGAGTGGAAGCGGCGGCACGACCCCGGCTACAAGCCCTGGGTGTACCCCGAGCAGAACACGCTGCCCAGCGTCAGCCTGGCCGAGCTGTCCGTGCAGCACGCCGAGTCCCTGGAGAACATCGACGAGACTGGCCTGCCCGAGGAGCACCTGAGCACCAGCGACCACGAGGcctga
- the LOC135453650 gene encoding START domain-containing protein 10-like isoform X1 yields the protein MAEGQETALVPSSMAQGQPEIPVPSSIAWGYGTAQNPGAILHGPGTGDSPKWAQPRLVLPLSPQTRISCKDVPAETLYDVLHDTRYRSKWDSNMIETYDIGRLTVNADVGYYSWKCPSPLKNRDFVTLRSWLPLGNDYMIINYSVKHPKYPPRKDFVRAVSLQTGYLIKANGDGACILYYLTQVDPRGSLPKWVVNRVSQFVAPKAMKKIYKAGLKYPEWKRRHDPGYKPWVYPEQNTLPSVSLAELSVQHAESLENIDETGLPEEHLSTSDHEA from the exons atggcagagggacaggagacAGCCCTCGTGCCATcctccatggcacagggacagcccgaAATCCCGGTGCCATCCTCCATAGCATGGGGATATGGGACAGCCCAAAATCCTGGTGCCATTCTCCAtggcccagggacaggggacagcccaaagtgggcacagcccaggctggtgctgcccctctccccacagACCCGCATCTCGTGCAAGGACGTCCCTGCAGAGACGCTCTATGACGTGCTGCACGACACCCGCTACCGCAGCAAGTGGGACTCCAACATGATCGAGACCTACGACATCGGCCGCCTCACCGTCAACGCTGATGTGGGATACTACTCCT GGAAGTGCCCCAGCCCCCTGAAGAACCGGGATTTCGTCACGCTGCgctcctggctgcccctgggcaaTGACTACATGATCATCAACTACAGCGTCAAGCACCCG AAATACCCACCCCGCAAGGATTTCGTgagggctgtgtccctgcagactGGGTACCTGATCAAGGCCAACGGGGACGGCGCCTGCATCCTCTATTACCTCACCCAGGTGGACCCTCGAG GGTCGCTGCCGAAGTGGGTGGTGAACCGTGTGTCCCAGTTTGTGGCACCCAAG gCCATGAAGAAGATCTACAAGGCTGGGCTGAAGTACCCGGAGTGGAAGCGGCGGCACGACCCCGGCTACAAGCCCTGGGTGTACCCCGAGCAGAACACGCTGCCCAGCGTCAGCCTGGCCGAGCTGTCCGTGCAGCACGCCGAGTCCCTGGAGAACATCGACGAGACTGGCCTGCCCGAGGAGCACCTGAGCACCAGCGACCACGAGGcctga